The Streptomonospora litoralis genome window below encodes:
- the drmC gene encoding DISARM system phospholipase D-like protein DrmC — translation MIAEASQELVLMTYSARPHARIREALAGAAARGVRVDVVVETLQGAGGAIGGAEPAAAFSGLDGVALWHWPAGLREQQTAKAHAKLAAADRRVLLVSSANLTQSGVSDNIEAGLLVRGGEAPRRIAEHVAELRTRGVLAPLYGGGHR, via the coding sequence GTGATCGCCGAGGCGTCGCAGGAACTGGTGCTGATGACCTACTCCGCGCGCCCGCACGCCCGCATCCGTGAGGCGCTCGCGGGCGCGGCCGCGCGGGGCGTGCGGGTGGACGTGGTGGTGGAGACACTGCAGGGGGCGGGCGGCGCCATCGGCGGCGCCGAGCCCGCGGCGGCGTTCTCCGGGCTCGACGGGGTGGCGCTGTGGCACTGGCCCGCGGGACTGCGGGAGCAGCAGACGGCCAAGGCCCACGCCAAGCTCGCCGCCGCCGACCGCCGGGTCCTCCTGGTATCCAGCGCGAACCTGACCCAGTCCGGGGTCTCCGACAACATCGAGGCGGGCCTGCTCGTGCGCGGCGGTGAGGCCCCGCGCCGGATCGCCGAACACGTGGCCGAACTGCGCACACGCGGCGTCCTGGCCCCGCTCTACGGAGGTGGGCACCGGTGA